A section of the Virgibacillus sp. NKC19-3 genome encodes:
- a CDS encoding MBL fold metallo-hydrolase — protein MTIRFSVLASGSTGNAFYMESEKERILVDAGLSGKQLDQLFDGVQIDPSKLTSILVTHEHSDHIKGLGVVARKYNLPIYANEKTWQAMEGSIGKIPLDQKFHFGTGEIKTFGDIDVESFGVSHDAAEPMFFTFHHNGKKIALVTDLGYVSERIKKTIEGADAYIFEANHDVGMLRMGRYPWNVKRRILGDSGHVSNEDSGLALADIIGNETKRIYLAHLSQDNNMKDLARMSVDNMLQERGIKLDLCDTDPKVPTALYDVV, from the coding sequence ATGACAATTCGTTTTAGTGTATTAGCATCGGGTAGTACAGGAAATGCATTTTATATGGAATCGGAAAAGGAAAGAATCCTTGTAGATGCAGGACTGAGCGGAAAGCAATTGGATCAATTGTTTGATGGTGTGCAAATAGATCCCAGTAAGCTAACAAGTATTTTGGTAACCCATGAGCATAGTGATCATATTAAAGGGCTAGGGGTTGTTGCCAGAAAGTATAATCTGCCCATTTACGCAAATGAAAAGACGTGGCAGGCTATGGAAGGATCGATAGGGAAAATCCCCTTGGACCAAAAGTTTCATTTCGGTACAGGGGAGATAAAGACATTTGGCGACATAGATGTTGAATCATTTGGTGTCTCGCATGATGCAGCAGAGCCAATGTTTTTTACGTTTCATCATAACGGGAAAAAGATAGCACTTGTGACAGATCTTGGTTATGTATCGGAACGCATTAAAAAAACGATAGAAGGTGCCGATGCCTATATTTTTGAGGCAAATCATGATGTCGGCATGCTTCGAATGGGACGTTATCCATGGAATGTAAAACGCCGTATTTTAGGTGATTCCGGCCATGTCTCCAATGAGGATTCGGGACTAGCCCTTGCGGATATTATCGGAAATGAAACCAAGCGTATTTATTTAGCACATTTGAGCCAAGATAATAATATGAAGGATCTTGCGCGTATGTCTGTTGATAATATGTTGCAGGAGCGTGGCATCAAGCTTGATTTATGTGATACAGACCCGAAAGTTCCGACAGCGCTATATGATGTCGTGTAA
- a CDS encoding S1C family serine protease, producing MGYYNQNYPPNPHRKRKRRRGWLVPGMLGIIIGVLLVTVALPALPGSDLLPDQWTAQEETNNNDAYDGDGNNVNTNVNVDVSTQITDVVEEVTPAVVGVLNIQRQEDFWGSQEESNEAGTGSGVIYKVDDGTAFVVTNQHVVEGADTVEVVLADETRVDAEILGGDLFSDLAVLRMDGSEVEGVIDIGTSENIKVGEPAIAIGNPLGMMFSSSVTQGVISGTQRTIPQDFNQDGRPDWQAEVIQTDAAINPGNSGGALINISGQLIGINSMKINQAAVEGIGFAIPIDSAMPTIQELEETGEVTRPYLGVEIYSLDEVPQSEWDQTLNLPQDIDGGVYVWSVDPLSPADEVGMQQLDVITQLDGEPVMNMIDLRKILYQEKEIGDEVVVTYYRDGEQAEATIELDSQ from the coding sequence ATGGGATACTACAATCAGAATTACCCGCCAAACCCACATCGCAAACGCAAAAGGCGACGTGGTTGGCTCGTTCCTGGTATGCTGGGTATTATTATTGGCGTTTTATTAGTGACGGTAGCGTTGCCTGCCCTACCAGGTTCGGATCTCTTACCAGATCAATGGACAGCGCAAGAGGAAACAAACAACAATGATGCGTATGATGGTGATGGCAATAATGTAAATACCAATGTAAATGTTGATGTTTCCACACAAATAACGGATGTTGTGGAAGAAGTAACGCCAGCAGTTGTTGGTGTCCTTAATATTCAACGTCAGGAGGACTTTTGGGGATCTCAGGAAGAAAGTAATGAAGCAGGTACGGGGTCCGGTGTTATTTATAAAGTTGACGACGGTACTGCGTTCGTTGTGACCAATCAGCATGTTGTTGAAGGTGCGGATACGGTTGAGGTTGTTTTAGCCGACGAAACACGTGTGGATGCAGAAATACTTGGCGGAGATTTGTTTTCAGATTTAGCCGTCTTGCGCATGGATGGTTCAGAAGTGGAAGGAGTTATTGACATTGGCACTTCGGAAAATATAAAGGTCGGTGAACCGGCAATTGCGATTGGTAATCCGTTAGGCATGATGTTTTCCAGTTCGGTTACACAGGGAGTTATCAGTGGAACGCAACGAACAATTCCACAGGACTTTAACCAAGATGGACGCCCTGACTGGCAAGCGGAAGTCATTCAAACCGATGCTGCCATCAATCCGGGAAATAGTGGTGGTGCATTGATTAATATTTCCGGACAGCTTATTGGCATTAATTCCATGAAAATAAATCAGGCTGCTGTGGAGGGGATTGGATTTGCCATACCCATTGACAGTGCGATGCCAACGATCCAAGAGCTAGAAGAAACTGGTGAAGTAACAAGGCCCTATTTAGGGGTGGAAATTTATTCGCTTGATGAAGTTCCACAATCGGAATGGGATCAAACGTTAAACCTTCCCCAAGACATTGATGGCGGTGTCTACGTGTGGAGTGTCGATCCACTATCTCCAGCTGATGAGGTAGGGATGCAACAGCTGGATGTTATCACACAGCTTGACGGCGAACCGGTGATGAATATGATTGATTTACGAAAAATCTTATATCAGGAAAAGGAAATCGGTGATGAAGTTGTTGTGACGTATTACCGAGATGGTGAACAGGCGGAGGCTACAATCGAGCTTGATTCCCAATAA
- a CDS encoding two-component system regulatory protein YycI, with protein sequence MEWSKIKTLFIICFLILNAYLLIQFMNKQDQADLSVLEDPESPITDQLESENITTGDIEVDVTKESYISTGQKTFSEQERDQLESFDNQISEVINNDFILSVFEDPVSIPDDATREEITAMMEGLILHSDNYELGKWDTDNNVLFFFQVKNKRPVYLNQSGIVLVFLDEDNNMQFYTQTMLAEAEPQGDKRTLIEPIRAIETLYTRNQLYPDEEISRVNIGFYTRVPLENDEQVFAPTYKVVVNEGSDDGSERNYFVNAIEGTIFYSEESEFLNDTLESFISNVRTLDDESEVKDPVLNELETREENSRSGGENDNSF encoded by the coding sequence ATGGAATGGAGTAAAATAAAAACCTTGTTTATCATCTGTTTCCTCATTTTGAATGCCTATTTATTAATCCAGTTTATGAATAAGCAGGATCAAGCGGATTTAAGCGTGTTGGAGGATCCGGAGTCCCCCATTACGGACCAGCTGGAATCAGAAAATATTACAACCGGCGATATTGAGGTTGACGTTACAAAGGAGTCTTATATCTCAACCGGGCAAAAGACGTTTAGCGAACAAGAACGTGATCAATTAGAGAGTTTTGACAATCAAATTTCCGAGGTAATTAATAATGACTTCATTCTCTCTGTGTTTGAGGATCCTGTCTCTATTCCGGATGACGCAACGAGAGAAGAAATAACTGCTATGATGGAGGGGCTCATTTTACACTCCGATAATTATGAGCTAGGCAAATGGGATACAGATAACAACGTTTTATTCTTTTTTCAAGTCAAGAATAAACGCCCGGTCTATCTAAATCAGAGTGGAATCGTTCTCGTTTTTCTGGATGAAGATAATAACATGCAATTCTACACGCAAACAATGCTCGCAGAGGCTGAGCCTCAAGGGGATAAGCGGACATTGATTGAGCCTATAAGGGCAATTGAAACATTGTATACAAGAAATCAGTTATATCCGGATGAAGAAATATCACGTGTGAATATTGGTTTTTATACAAGGGTTCCTTTAGAAAATGACGAGCAAGTATTTGCCCCTACGTATAAAGTGGTGGTCAATGAAGGAAGCGATGACGGGAGCGAGCGGAATTACTTTGTCAATGCGATTGAAGGAACCATTTTCTATAGCGAAGAATCGGAGTTTTTAAATGACACGCTTGAATCCTTTATCTCCAATGTTCGTACATTGGATGATGAAAGCGAGGTAAAGGATCCAGTGTTAAATGAACTTGAAACACGAGAAGAGAATAGTCGGAGTGGAGGAGAAAATGACAATTCGTTTTAG